AAGACGAGCCTTGATAAAGATCGTGCTGTAATGAGTAAAGATCCAGAATCAGATTTTACATCCAACATTACCTATACCAAAACAAAATCTGTTAAGTTATCTAAGCATAACTTAAGAGAAAAGCGAGTTATTATTGGAGATATAAACGACTCTGTATCAGATCAATACAAAGTCCTACGGACTCATGTTCTTCAGAAGCTTAAGGCTAATCAATGGAATTCGCTCGCTATCACTAGCCCAACTGAGGGGTGTGGTAAAACGCTTACATCAATAAATCTCGCCATCAGTCTTGCTAGAGAAGTCAACCATTCGGTATTGCTTGTTGATTTAGATCTTCGTAGGCCTAGTATTCAAAATTACTTTTTTAATGATGAACAACCAGGAATTAGTGAATATCTGAATGGAAATATGGAGCTAAGCGAGGTTCTTTTTAATCCTGGTTTGGATAGATTGGTTATCCTGCCTGGTAATAAGCCTTTTTCAAACTCCTCGGAGATGTTGTCATCTCCAAAAATGGTGCAATTAGTAGAAGATTTAAAAAGTCGATATCCAAACAGGATGGTTATATTTGATATGCCACCTTTACTATCTTGTGATGATGTGATTGCTTTTTCGCCATACATTGATAGTGTAATGTTGGTTCTTGAAGAAGGTGTAACACGCAAAGATGAAGTAAAAAGAGCAATGGATTTGTTAGGGGATACTAACATACTTGGGACTGTGCTTAACAAATCAAAAGCTAGTGGATTAAGTTATGGAAGCTATTAAAAGAATTCTTTGTGTAAACTAATAGCCATCGCCCAAATGTGAAGAGTGATCCGCATTATCTCTATCATAAATATCGGAATTCTGTAGGGTGTATTGTGTAGAAATGGATTTTAAATATCAATGTAGGTTGATTACTTCTACATTATTCTGTCTATGCAGGTCTGATCTATTGTATTAATGGAATATAACAGCGAGCCCAAAGTTGCAATTATAAATACTGGAAAGCACGCAAATGAATTTGTATCTAGGTTATATAAGGCTTATTGCAGTAGATATGAATTAATAGTGTAGGTTAAAAGATGTTAATGATAGTTTAACAAGACTCTTATGCATGTCAATTACTGATCATAATACATGAAATAGAGAAATGAAAACCTTTGATTTGTTCGCATATATTACAAGAATGCACATCGTAAATGGCAGGTCTTCCGTTGAAAGTGATTCTATATTAGAGGCATTTATTCACATAGCGGTCAACGCGGTAAAAAAATGATCGGTACATTATTCCCGCTTCTACTCGCATTCCTGGGGAGTGCGCTGGCTGTTTTCAACTTACGGGTTGGTATCTGGCTTTCAGTCGTCTTGCTCCCTTTCTCGGCGACAGAGCTTATGCCAAGACAAATGCTGGGAATTACCGGTTTAAATCCACTTAATGTCATTCTGGCGGCAACTATTGGATCATTAATCCTGTCAATGGCCATTCGGCCGGCATCTGTTCGGCTACCCCGTGTCCCAGTGATATTTATAGTATACATTGGATTGCT
This portion of the Candidatus Thiodiazotropha endoloripes genome encodes:
- a CDS encoding CpsD/CapB family tyrosine-protein kinase; this encodes MEKIKQALDRARDSRISKTSLDKDRAVMSKDPESDFTSNITYTKTKSVKLSKHNLREKRVIIGDINDSVSDQYKVLRTHVLQKLKANQWNSLAITSPTEGCGKTLTSINLAISLAREVNHSVLLVDLDLRRPSIQNYFFNDEQPGISEYLNGNMELSEVLFNPGLDRLVILPGNKPFSNSSEMLSSPKMVQLVEDLKSRYPNRMVIFDMPPLLSCDDVIAFSPYIDSVMLVLEEGVTRKDEVKRAMDLLGDTNILGTVLNKSKASGLSYGSY